A region of candidate division KSB1 bacterium DNA encodes the following proteins:
- a CDS encoding DUF4835 family protein, whose product MRRVESLRLFLMFLIFFLTSQLVAIPPAALALDKKVRAKVNVILDKLPAEKKKRMAGFQDKLLSYLNSREWIEEDYVIPFEIGVQLFLEDEFSTIEDRYRCSIIVSGPDIQYFDKRGRFPFQENEELKRNAEYVPALGLIDFYVYLVIANELDKYGALEGTPYFEKARSVLQQGKFSRFFEGWDRREETLRAIYSDSYKKFRELKDYYFYGLSLEKPEELATKRDYIKQAVQKLEEVLKDNKDNLAAKQFIDAHYQEIIDLFKDAGDNTVFNILIRIDPDREALYEEYLQ is encoded by the coding sequence ATGCGTCGCGTCGAATCGCTTCGGCTTTTTTTGATGTTCCTGATATTTTTTTTGACTTCTCAGCTTGTTGCCATCCCGCCCGCCGCGCTGGCGCTGGATAAAAAAGTGCGCGCCAAAGTCAACGTGATTCTCGACAAGCTGCCGGCGGAAAAAAAGAAGCGCATGGCCGGATTTCAGGACAAGCTGCTGAGTTATCTCAACAGCCGCGAGTGGATTGAGGAAGATTATGTTATCCCGTTCGAGATCGGCGTGCAACTGTTTTTGGAAGACGAATTTTCCACCATCGAAGACCGCTATCGCTGCAGCATCATCGTCAGTGGCCCGGACATCCAATATTTCGACAAACGCGGGCGCTTTCCCTTTCAAGAAAATGAGGAGCTGAAACGCAACGCTGAATACGTACCGGCGCTCGGCTTGATTGATTTTTATGTTTATCTCGTCATCGCCAACGAGCTGGACAAATATGGCGCGCTGGAGGGCACGCCGTATTTTGAAAAAGCGCGCTCGGTGTTGCAGCAAGGCAAATTCAGCCGCTTTTTCGAGGGCTGGGACCGCCGCGAAGAAACCCTCCGTGCCATCTATTCCGACAGCTACAAAAAGTTTCGCGAGCTGAAAGATTATTATTTCTACGGCCTGTCTTTGGAGAAACCGGAAGAGCTTGCCACGAAACGTGATTACATCAAGCAGGCCGTGCAAAAGCTCGAAGAGGTGTTAAAAGACAACAAAGACAACCTCGCCGCCAAGCAATTTATCGACGCGCATTATCAGGAAATCATCGATCTCTTCAAAGACGCCGGCGACAACACCGTTTTCAACATTCTCATCCGCATCGATCCGGATCGCGAGGCGTTGTATGAGGAGTATTTGCAATAA
- a CDS encoding amidohydrolase family protein: MPIFDSHLHFFSRDFFTAMVRQKDPAANVDQALDELAQRAKIELPPGEVLAHLKRWLSELDRYGVERALVFASLPEEAAAVAEALKNSAGRFVGFCMVNPKMAGAVHRVHKLAHECGYRGVMLFPALHHYHLFDASLLPFFEAVAECRMNVLAHFGILQVKLRDALGLPRIYDSRFANPLDLQAVANRFPQIKFILPHFGCGFFRETLILGLQCENVYVDTSSSNNWIITQPHPLTLAEVFQKTRAVFGIERILFGTDSGVFPRGWRKDILEEQKQAMVSAGFSEAEMERVLGGNAGRLLDR, encoded by the coding sequence ATGCCCATTTTCGACAGCCATCTTCACTTCTTCTCGCGGGATTTTTTTACCGCGATGGTGCGGCAGAAAGATCCGGCGGCAAATGTCGATCAAGCCCTCGATGAGTTGGCGCAGCGCGCGAAAATCGAGCTGCCGCCGGGCGAGGTTTTGGCGCATCTCAAACGCTGGCTCAGCGAGTTGGATCGCTACGGCGTTGAGCGTGCCCTTGTCTTCGCGAGCTTGCCGGAAGAAGCCGCCGCCGTTGCCGAGGCCTTGAAAAACAGCGCCGGGCGTTTTGTGGGATTTTGCATGGTCAATCCAAAAATGGCTGGCGCGGTGCATCGGGTGCACAAGTTGGCGCACGAATGCGGCTACCGCGGCGTCATGCTCTTTCCGGCGCTGCATCATTATCATCTTTTTGATGCTTCCCTCCTGCCCTTCTTCGAAGCAGTCGCCGAATGTCGCATGAATGTGTTGGCGCATTTCGGCATTTTGCAAGTGAAACTCCGCGACGCGCTCGGCTTGCCGCGAATTTATGACAGCCGCTTTGCCAATCCGCTCGACTTGCAAGCCGTGGCGAATCGTTTTCCGCAGATCAAGTTCATCCTGCCCCATTTTGGCTGCGGTTTCTTCCGCGAAACGTTAATCCTGGGACTGCAATGCGAAAATGTTTACGTCGATACCTCAAGCTCGAATAATTGGATCATCACCCAACCGCATCCCTTGACCCTCGCCGAAGTTTTTCAAAAAACACGTGCGGTTTTTGGAATCGAACGAATTCTCTTTGGCACCGATTCCGGCGTCTTCCCACGCGGCTGGCGGAAGGATATTTTGGAAGAACAAAAGCAGGCGATGGTCTCTGCCGGCTTTTCGGAAGCGGAGATGGAGAGGGTTTTGGGAGGGAATGCGGGGCGTTTGCTCGATAGATAA
- a CDS encoding nucleotidyl transferase AbiEii/AbiGii toxin family protein → MNMKTDSFIAVLKALHEHEVEYILIGGLAVILHGVPRLTEDLDIFVTKDEANLAKLKKALRSVFEDESIEEMTRNDLVDYPVVRYGTPENYYIDIMDRVGEAFKYNDLAYEVIESHGFPIKVATIETLIKLKQGTIRQIDKADVLLLTEKLKEKK, encoded by the coding sequence ATGAATATGAAGACTGATAGTTTTATTGCCGTGCTGAAGGCCTTGCACGAGCATGAGGTTGAATACATTCTGATTGGTGGACTGGCCGTTATTCTTCATGGCGTACCAAGGCTTACGGAAGATTTGGATATATTTGTCACAAAAGATGAAGCAAATCTTGCGAAACTCAAGAAAGCATTACGCTCAGTCTTCGAGGATGAAAGCATCGAAGAAATGACTCGAAACGATTTAGTGGATTATCCCGTCGTGCGTTACGGGACCCCGGAAAATTATTACATCGATATCATGGATCGCGTCGGCGAGGCTTTCAAATATAATGATCTGGCATATGAGGTCATCGAAAGCCATGGATTCCCCATCAAAGTGGCCACCATTGAAACACTGATCAAGTTGAAGCAGGGAACGATTCGCCAAATTGATAAAGCCGATGTTTTGTTATTAACCGAGAAATTGAAGGAAAAGAAATAA
- a CDS encoding amylo-alpha-1,6-glucosidase: MTSKPAAPSRSQTEWLITNGRGGYAMTALDGRCRQTHHALLVMPARPPLQRVVLVRQLDEAVFVNGNWKNLSAEPALSGQSQPRMEFLDDGVMPHFKISLEGIVIRKYLWMPQNGRGLFVRYELAKKRPTRLRVTPQICFRDLETGAPLAEIYLVRPHSTGIYLYGDPNEKPCTLNANRTGKLYPVNSWKTLQLFDPATNSWQSEEVYLPAAFELDLQAGEGVTLMLQLESGTKLDSEKETTDADILFKLELERRQQQKRESSEVFSHEPICNLALNGASFIIERATTMTQNSRTILAGYPHLPDAGREAMIALPGLLLPTKQFDLAKEIFAHFLKHLHHGLIPHYFSSRPEAPNYASLDATLWMFVALYEYWQSSQDHAYIEEIYALLLEILQAYLSGATPGVKFDAEDGLLFSVERRHPMTWMNAQAGEWQATPRHGKAVEVQALWYNALCIMAAFSEQLGKTEGFNRCSEYAERTAKSFAQKFWCDAAGHLYDCLIDASIIQTGGITGMPNNDHAVAVGDPTCRANQVIAVGLPFNVFTAEQTRAVIDVTEKKLVTPFGLRTLAPDHPAYCGEYSGSPRRLAAARHNGCVYPWLVLPFTRAYMKLYDNPRAVYEMFTPLFDGAEKHCIGHLAEMYDGDSPHHPRGASAYAASTGAVLQSWQILQGKAL; this comes from the coding sequence ATGACCTCAAAACCTGCCGCCCCATCTCGAAGCCAAACTGAATGGCTCATCACCAATGGTCGTGGAGGCTATGCGATGACCGCCCTTGACGGGAGGTGTCGACAAACGCACCACGCCTTACTTGTCATGCCGGCGCGGCCGCCGCTGCAGCGTGTTGTGCTGGTTCGGCAATTGGATGAAGCTGTTTTCGTCAATGGCAACTGGAAAAACTTATCAGCAGAACCCGCGCTTTCGGGGCAATCACAACCGCGAATGGAATTTTTAGATGATGGCGTCATGCCGCATTTTAAAATTTCGCTTGAGGGAATCGTCATTCGAAAATATTTGTGGATGCCGCAAAATGGCCGGGGTCTGTTTGTCCGTTACGAGCTGGCAAAAAAGCGCCCCACCCGCCTGCGCGTAACGCCGCAAATTTGTTTTCGCGATCTCGAAACCGGCGCACCGCTCGCCGAGATTTATCTCGTCCGCCCGCATTCGACCGGAATTTACCTCTACGGCGATCCGAATGAAAAACCTTGCACCCTCAACGCCAATCGCACCGGCAAGTTGTATCCGGTCAACAGTTGGAAAACCTTGCAGCTTTTCGATCCGGCAACCAACTCATGGCAAAGCGAAGAGGTTTATCTTCCCGCCGCGTTTGAATTAGATCTGCAAGCCGGCGAGGGTGTTACGCTGATGTTGCAGCTCGAAAGCGGCACGAAGCTCGACAGCGAAAAAGAAACAACAGACGCCGACATTCTTTTTAAATTGGAACTCGAACGCCGTCAGCAACAAAAGCGCGAGTCAAGCGAAGTTTTCTCCCATGAGCCGATTTGTAACCTGGCTTTGAACGGTGCGTCATTTATCATCGAGCGGGCGACGACGATGACGCAAAACAGCCGGACGATTCTGGCGGGCTATCCACACCTGCCCGATGCCGGGCGCGAGGCGATGATCGCGCTGCCGGGGCTGTTGCTCCCGACAAAGCAGTTTGATTTGGCGAAAGAAATTTTTGCGCATTTCCTCAAACACCTGCATCACGGTTTGATTCCGCATTATTTTTCGAGCCGGCCGGAAGCGCCGAATTATGCCAGCCTCGACGCCACATTGTGGATGTTTGTCGCGCTTTACGAATACTGGCAGTCCTCGCAAGATCATGCGTACATCGAAGAAATCTACGCATTATTGTTGGAAATTCTGCAAGCTTATCTGAGCGGCGCCACGCCGGGTGTCAAATTTGACGCCGAGGATGGTTTGCTCTTTTCAGTTGAGCGGCGTCATCCGATGACGTGGATGAACGCGCAAGCCGGCGAATGGCAGGCCACGCCGCGGCATGGCAAAGCCGTCGAAGTGCAGGCGTTGTGGTACAATGCCCTGTGCATCATGGCGGCGTTTTCCGAACAACTCGGCAAGACCGAGGGCTTCAACCGCTGCAGTGAATATGCGGAGCGCACGGCGAAAAGTTTCGCGCAAAAATTTTGGTGCGACGCCGCCGGCCATCTCTATGATTGTTTGATCGATGCGAGCATCATCCAAACGGGCGGCATCACCGGCATGCCGAACAACGACCATGCGGTTGCAGTTGGCGACCCCACGTGCCGCGCCAATCAAGTGATCGCCGTTGGCTTGCCGTTCAACGTTTTTACCGCCGAACAAACGCGCGCGGTGATTGATGTGACCGAAAAAAAGCTCGTCACGCCGTTTGGCTTGCGCACACTTGCACCCGATCATCCCGCCTATTGCGGCGAATATTCCGGCTCGCCCAGACGCTTGGCGGCGGCGCGGCACAACGGTTGCGTCTATCCCTGGTTGGTGCTGCCCTTCACGCGCGCGTATATGAAATTGTATGATAATCCCCGCGCCGTGTATGAAATGTTCACGCCGCTTTTTGACGGCGCCGAAAAACATTGCATCGGCCATCTCGCTGAAATGTACGACGGCGACTCGCCGCATCATCCCCGCGGCGCCTCGGCTTACGCAGCGAGTACGGGCGCGGTTTTGCAGAGCTGGCAGATTTTGCAGGGGAAGGCTCTTTAA
- a CDS encoding NAD(P)-dependent oxidoreductase: protein MAIEFPRLSPTELQQHFADIAPALTPNEAVIEASRCLFCYDAPCMRACPTHIDVPKFIRQIMERNLKGSAKTIFSANIFGGACARACPTEVLCEGACVLNGLNEKPIQIGLLQRHATDYAMANNIQFFKKAPSIGKKVAVIGAGPAGLSCAHELAKHGVDSVVYEAKSVIGGLNTYGIAAYKMTTDFALAEVEYVRQIGIEVRTNTPVGKDLPITKLLADYDAVFLGVGLGKTANLGIEGESLEGCFEALEFIIPTRLKKFEECLVGENVLVIGAGNTAIDVATAAARLGAASVTIVYRRSEKEMPAFKYEYNLAKSDGVKFLWHTVPRRVLEANGKVAALECCKVKMTSDNQLEPIPNSEHVIPCDMVVKALGQDGLYDLYKSISGLNVDGKRVVVNPKTGATSVPGLFAGGDCINGGGEVVDAVEHGKIAARGILQYFSEMKTS from the coding sequence ATGGCCATTGAATTTCCCCGGCTTTCGCCAACTGAATTGCAACAACACTTCGCCGACATTGCGCCGGCGCTTACGCCGAACGAGGCGGTGATCGAAGCTTCGCGCTGTTTATTTTGTTACGACGCGCCATGCATGCGCGCCTGCCCCACACACATCGATGTGCCGAAATTTATCCGGCAAATCATGGAGCGCAATCTCAAAGGCTCGGCCAAGACTATTTTCTCTGCCAATATCTTCGGCGGCGCCTGCGCCCGCGCGTGTCCGACCGAAGTGCTTTGTGAGGGCGCGTGCGTGCTCAACGGCCTCAACGAAAAACCGATTCAAATCGGGTTGCTGCAGCGCCACGCCACGGATTATGCGATGGCCAACAATATACAATTTTTTAAAAAGGCGCCATCCATCGGAAAGAAAGTCGCCGTCATCGGCGCCGGGCCGGCCGGACTTTCCTGTGCTCATGAGCTGGCCAAACATGGCGTGGATAGCGTGGTGTACGAGGCAAAATCCGTTATTGGCGGCCTGAATACTTATGGCATTGCGGCCTACAAAATGACCACGGATTTTGCGTTGGCGGAAGTTGAATATGTTCGCCAAATCGGCATCGAGGTGCGCACCAACACGCCGGTGGGAAAAGATTTGCCCATCACCAAACTGCTCGCCGATTACGATGCCGTCTTTCTCGGTGTTGGCCTCGGCAAAACGGCGAACCTCGGAATTGAAGGAGAAAGCTTGGAAGGTTGTTTCGAGGCGCTGGAGTTCATCATCCCAACGCGGCTCAAAAAATTTGAAGAGTGCCTCGTCGGCGAAAATGTGCTCGTCATCGGCGCCGGCAATACGGCGATTGACGTCGCCACTGCAGCGGCGCGGCTCGGGGCAGCTTCGGTTACGATCGTCTATCGCCGCAGCGAAAAGGAAATGCCCGCTTTCAAATACGAATACAACCTCGCCAAATCCGATGGCGTCAAATTTCTCTGGCATACCGTGCCGCGCCGCGTCCTCGAGGCCAACGGCAAAGTCGCCGCTTTGGAATGCTGCAAAGTCAAGATGACGAGCGACAATCAATTGGAGCCGATTCCAAACTCCGAGCACGTTATTCCGTGCGACATGGTGGTGAAAGCGCTCGGACAGGATGGGCTGTACGATCTCTACAAATCGATTTCCGGCTTAAATGTTGACGGCAAACGCGTCGTCGTTAATCCAAAGACCGGCGCCACTTCGGTGCCCGGCCTTTTTGCCGGTGGCGATTGCATCAACGGCGGCGGCGAAGTGGTGGATGCCGTCGAGCACGGCAAGATCGCAGCGCGCGGCATTCTGCAATATTTCTCTGAGATGAAAACGTCATAA
- a CDS encoding quinone oxidoreductase → MKSICIHQHGGPEALEYEEVPVPTPGPKEALVKIAAIGVNFIDVYHRTGLYKIAPPFIPGSEASGVVESVGSEVTDLRPGQRVAFASVLGAYAEYIVVPAWRLVPLPDQIAFDSAAAAMLQGMTAHYLTHSTFPLKAGQTCLIHAAAGGVGLLFIQMAKHLGARVIGTVSTEAKAQLAKAAGADEVILYTKQDFEAEVKRLTNNRGVEVVYDSVGKATYEKSLNCVAPRGCLVLFGQSSGEVPPVAPLLLSAKGSLFLTRCKLADYTLTREELLQRAGDVLSWVANGRLKLRIYQTFALAEAAQAHKLLESRQTTGKLLLQP, encoded by the coding sequence ATGAAATCCATCTGCATCCACCAACACGGCGGGCCGGAAGCGCTCGAGTACGAAGAAGTTCCCGTGCCAACGCCAGGCCCCAAAGAAGCATTGGTTAAAATCGCCGCCATTGGCGTTAATTTCATCGACGTTTATCATCGCACCGGGCTTTATAAAATAGCGCCGCCGTTCATTCCAGGCAGCGAGGCTTCGGGCGTGGTGGAAAGCGTCGGCAGCGAGGTGACAGATTTGCGGCCGGGGCAGCGCGTGGCATTTGCCTCGGTGTTGGGAGCTTACGCGGAGTACATCGTCGTGCCGGCATGGCGGCTGGTGCCGTTGCCGGATCAAATTGCTTTCGACTCGGCGGCTGCGGCGATGCTGCAAGGCATGACCGCACATTATTTGACGCATTCGACGTTTCCGCTCAAAGCCGGACAAACCTGTTTGATCCATGCCGCGGCCGGTGGCGTGGGGCTGTTGTTCATTCAAATGGCCAAACATCTCGGCGCGCGGGTCATCGGCACGGTTTCCACCGAAGCGAAAGCGCAACTTGCCAAAGCAGCCGGCGCGGACGAGGTGATTCTTTACACCAAGCAGGATTTTGAAGCAGAGGTGAAACGGCTGACCAATAATCGTGGTGTTGAAGTGGTGTATGACTCGGTTGGAAAAGCGACATACGAGAAGAGTTTAAACTGTGTCGCACCGCGCGGTTGTTTGGTTTTGTTCGGCCAATCCAGCGGGGAGGTGCCGCCAGTTGCGCCGTTGCTCTTGAGCGCGAAAGGCTCGCTGTTTCTCACGCGCTGCAAATTGGCTGATTACACCCTCACGCGCGAAGAATTGCTCCAGCGCGCCGGCGACGTGTTGAGTTGGGTGGCAAACGGAAGATTAAAGCTGCGCATCTATCAAACGTTTGCACTGGCCGAGGCGGCACAAGCCCACAAGCTTCTGGAGAGCCGGCAAACAACGGGGAAGTTGCTATTGCAACCGTGA
- a CDS encoding DUF433 domain-containing protein has translation MQLEEYFDFLAPDDIRIKGHRIGIESVLYEYIFREQPPEAIVRRFPSLSLEQIYATILYYFRNREKVEAYMTGWLEYGRRAREEQKRNPPPVVERLRALKAEREKATVAEV, from the coding sequence ATGCAGCTCGAGGAATATTTTGACTTTCTTGCTCCGGATGATATTCGTATCAAAGGGCATCGAATCGGCATTGAGTCGGTGCTGTACGAATACATTTTTCGCGAGCAGCCGCCGGAAGCCATCGTGCGCCGGTTTCCGTCGTTGAGCTTGGAGCAAATCTATGCCACGATTCTCTACTATTTCCGAAACCGCGAGAAGGTTGAAGCTTATATGACCGGATGGCTGGAATATGGCCGTCGGGCGCGGGAAGAGCAAAAGCGCAATCCTCCGCCGGTTGTTGAGCGTTTGCGTGCCTTAAAGGCCGAGCGTGAGAAAGCAACAGTTGCGGAGGTATAA
- a CDS encoding bifunctional metallophosphatase/5'-nucleotidase has translation MLRFLRGFLIRVGIILAFVLIDKSSLAQDNAKTLTIIHTNDLQSRLLGFAPNREYTPFTLGDDQTIGGIARVATVIKALKQKSPETTLVIDGGDFLMGTLFHTIAREESAELRLLHEIGYEAITLGNHEFDFRPRGLAQILNAALSKGDIPALLAANIVFSESDTSDDALQALFKRGVVKPYQIFVKNGLRIGVFGVMGMNAAEVAPFAAPVTFANPVETAKRIVKIFKNDERVDVIVCASHGGVWRKSDQKNWEGEDIDLAREVPEIDVVVGGHSHTFLKEPIMVNNTPVLQAGAEGRYVGVLNLEIENGDVAMKDYQSIAINDSVAADRHIQAMVDHYQEMVNQKKLRPHGLALDQVFAETQFDLTIKEDNSNLGDLVSDAIRWSIDQYEYNPAFPNTRTVIAVESNGMIRDDLVMGKSGLLQVSDLFRVVPLGIGMVDDQPGFALMSFYLTAPEIKKAFEVLTSVHPLKGWDYFLQISGAKFRYNPNRVIFDRVIDIEIADAGGNFAPLDLSSSNKQLYKAGCNIFVGTFIKLVGDFTGGFLRIVPKDSSGKPIENLNTALVDANPNAAGIQEVKQWVAFLDYVRNFEDVNGNNIPDMPAGYRFPQGRIVRVDSWRAALLYKNATAVTWGASGLILVLLLGLVWLVRLVARPLMKNAVASKMKARTSIKTWASSSVLR, from the coding sequence ATGCTGCGCTTTCTGCGTGGCTTTTTAATCCGCGTGGGCATCATCCTTGCTTTCGTTCTTATTGACAAAAGTTCCCTCGCGCAGGACAATGCCAAAACGCTCACGATCATCCACACCAACGACCTGCAATCGCGGCTGCTCGGCTTTGCGCCCAATCGGGAATATACGCCGTTCACGTTGGGCGACGACCAAACCATCGGCGGTATTGCTCGCGTCGCGACGGTCATTAAAGCGCTCAAACAAAAATCGCCGGAAACCACGCTGGTGATCGACGGCGGTGATTTTCTCATGGGCACGCTTTTCCACACCATCGCGCGTGAAGAAAGCGCTGAGCTAAGGCTGTTGCACGAGATTGGCTACGAGGCGATCACGCTGGGTAATCACGAGTTTGATTTTCGTCCGCGTGGCCTCGCCCAAATTCTCAACGCTGCTTTGAGTAAAGGTGATATCCCGGCCTTGCTTGCCGCCAATATCGTTTTCAGCGAATCGGATACGAGCGACGATGCTTTGCAAGCATTGTTCAAACGCGGTGTGGTGAAGCCGTATCAAATTTTCGTCAAAAACGGCCTGCGCATCGGTGTGTTTGGCGTGATGGGTATGAATGCGGCCGAGGTTGCGCCGTTCGCCGCGCCGGTGACGTTTGCAAATCCAGTGGAAACCGCAAAACGCATTGTCAAAATTTTCAAAAATGACGAGCGGGTTGATGTGATTGTTTGCGCTTCGCATGGCGGGGTGTGGAGAAAATCGGATCAGAAGAATTGGGAGGGTGAAGACATTGACCTTGCCAGAGAAGTGCCTGAAATCGATGTGGTCGTTGGCGGCCATTCGCACACGTTTTTAAAAGAACCGATCATGGTAAACAATACGCCGGTGCTGCAAGCCGGCGCCGAGGGACGATATGTCGGCGTGTTGAATTTGGAGATTGAAAATGGCGACGTGGCGATGAAAGATTATCAGAGCATCGCCATCAACGATTCAGTCGCAGCGGATCGTCATATTCAGGCGATGGTCGATCATTACCAGGAGATGGTCAATCAAAAAAAATTGCGCCCTCATGGTTTGGCGCTCGATCAAGTCTTTGCCGAGACTCAGTTTGACCTGACGATCAAAGAAGACAATTCCAATTTGGGTGATCTCGTCAGCGATGCAATCCGATGGAGCATTGATCAGTATGAGTATAATCCCGCTTTTCCGAATACACGCACCGTCATCGCCGTGGAATCGAACGGGATGATTCGAGATGATCTCGTCATGGGAAAATCCGGCCTGCTGCAAGTTTCCGATCTTTTCAGAGTCGTGCCGTTGGGCATCGGCATGGTCGATGATCAACCCGGTTTCGCGTTGATGAGTTTCTATCTTACTGCGCCGGAGATCAAAAAGGCTTTCGAGGTTTTAACATCGGTGCATCCCTTGAAAGGTTGGGATTATTTTCTGCAGATTTCGGGCGCAAAATTTCGCTACAACCCCAACCGTGTGATTTTCGATCGCGTCATCGACATTGAAATTGCCGATGCAGGCGGCAACTTTGCGCCGCTTGATCTCTCTTCAAGCAATAAGCAACTCTACAAAGCCGGCTGCAATATTTTTGTGGGAACGTTCATCAAACTCGTTGGCGACTTTACCGGGGGTTTCTTGCGCATCGTTCCCAAAGACAGCTCGGGCAAGCCCATCGAGAATTTGAACACGGCTTTGGTCGATGCCAATCCCAACGCCGCGGGAATTCAAGAAGTCAAGCAATGGGTTGCATTTCTGGATTATGTGAGAAATTTCGAGGATGTAAACGGCAACAACATTCCCGACATGCCTGCAGGATACCGCTTTCCACAGGGACGAATTGTGCGAGTTGATAGTTGGAGGGCGGCGTTGCTTTATAAAAATGCGACGGCTGTGACATGGGGCGCCAGTGGTTTGATTTTAGTTTTGCTGCTCGGGTTGGTTTGGTTGGTTCGGCTGGTGGCAAGGCCACTTATGAAAAACGCTGTGGCCTCTAAAATGAAAGCTCGTACGAGTATTAAAACTTGGGCTTCGAGTTCTGTCTTGCGTTGA
- the preA gene encoding NAD-dependent dihydropyrimidine dehydrogenase subunit PreA yields MPDLNINFCGIKSPNPFWLASAPPTNSAYQVARAFDAGWGGAVWKTIGEPIVNVTSRYSAVHYADKRVMGLNNIELITDRPLEVNLREITDIKKRYPNNALVVSLMVESKREAWHEIVKRTEDTGCDGLELNFGCPHGMSERGMGSAVGQVPDYTCMIVEWVKEVAKTPVIVKLTPNITDVRYIARAAARGGADAISLINTINSITSIDLDTLEPRPAVRGKSSHGGYCGPAVKPIALNMVNQIAGDPEMHALMTRSNGKQNGAPFRIPISGIGGIQSWQDAVEFMLLGATSVQVCTAVMHYGFRIVEGMIDGMSNWMEEKGFQTPADFIGKTVDRMVDWGHLDLNYKLVAKIHQEKCIHCGLCYIACEDGCHQSIRMQSQNGVNYYSIKEESCVGCNMCMIVCPVEGCITMEEIDTGKPEMSWNTYQQWLAEGRVEKILPPEHV; encoded by the coding sequence ATGCCCGATCTCAACATCAACTTCTGCGGAATCAAATCCCCCAACCCGTTTTGGCTGGCCTCGGCGCCGCCGACCAACAGCGCTTATCAAGTGGCGCGCGCGTTTGACGCCGGCTGGGGTGGCGCCGTGTGGAAAACCATCGGCGAGCCGATTGTCAACGTCACCAGCCGCTACTCGGCGGTGCATTACGCCGACAAGCGCGTGATGGGACTCAACAACATCGAGCTGATCACCGACCGACCGCTGGAAGTCAATCTCCGCGAAATTACCGACATCAAAAAGCGTTATCCCAACAACGCGCTTGTTGTCTCGTTGATGGTGGAATCCAAACGCGAGGCTTGGCACGAGATTGTGAAACGCACCGAGGACACCGGCTGCGACGGTCTCGAGCTGAACTTCGGTTGTCCACACGGCATGAGCGAGCGCGGCATGGGCTCGGCGGTCGGGCAGGTTCCGGATTACACTTGCATGATCGTCGAGTGGGTGAAGGAAGTCGCCAAAACGCCGGTGATCGTCAAGCTCACGCCGAACATCACCGACGTGCGTTACATCGCGCGGGCCGCCGCGCGTGGCGGCGCCGATGCGATCTCGTTGATCAACACCATCAATTCGATCACCAGCATCGATCTCGACACGCTGGAGCCACGGCCGGCGGTGCGCGGCAAATCTTCGCATGGCGGTTATTGCGGCCCGGCAGTGAAACCGATTGCATTGAACATGGTCAATCAAATCGCCGGTGATCCGGAAATGCACGCGTTGATGACTCGCTCAAATGGCAAGCAAAATGGCGCGCCGTTTCGCATTCCCATCAGCGGCATCGGCGGCATTCAAAGCTGGCAGGATGCGGTGGAGTTCATGCTGCTCGGCGCCACCAGCGTGCAAGTTTGCACCGCGGTGATGCACTACGGTTTTCGCATTGTCGAAGGCATGATCGATGGCATGTCGAATTGGATGGAAGAAAAAGGCTTCCAGACGCCGGCGGATTTCATCGGCAAAACCGTCGATAGAATGGTCGATTGGGGCCATCTCGATTTGAATTACAAGCTCGTCGCCAAGATTCATCAGGAAAAGTGCATTCACTGCGGCTTGTGCTACATCGCTTGCGAAGATGGATGCCATCAAAGCATTCGAATGCAATCGCAAAATGGCGTCAATTATTACTCCATTAAAGAAGAAAGCTGTGTCGGTTGCAACATGTGCATGATCGTTTGTCCGGTGGAAGGCTGCATCACCATGGAAGAAATCGACACCGGCAAGCCGGAGATGTCGTGGAACACGTATCAACAATGGCTGGCGGAAGGCAGGGTTGAAAAGATTCTGCCGCCGGAGCATGTGTGA